One genomic region from Nocardia vinacea encodes:
- a CDS encoding GNAT family N-acetyltransferase — translation MTRSLVRGPAGWDSTEQPCADTRPWRQAACQLYETPNLVVPLGEILHWRAVVDALGIESTADATLLTGAYFYRPHTSAPSESELDAARHEGAAGGARWLLYPVVRDEDAGQLLARHDFVDLPWFIEAEFVAADDIDHDLRKLLGGTHFRELRRLVRRADEQFEWDVVTGSAIDEDILMAFDRLHRMNLAKYGHTRNHFALPILRNLAKSSLGERMCVFLHRRRDGTPVQAVLALHHPESNTVEALVQGIDHAALPAAQNLYATALYRIYHWGSAHGANRFNLGRGAQLTKLKLGANRFHVVSNHIGSVAGTPTREFDAVRAAAQASIGTAVAMLRAAIDRHGVRSAMLAQGSVGEARV, via the coding sequence ATGACCCGCTCCCTCGTGCGCGGTCCGGCAGGATGGGACAGCACAGAGCAGCCCTGCGCCGACACTCGACCGTGGCGGCAGGCGGCATGCCAGCTGTATGAGACGCCGAATCTCGTTGTCCCGCTGGGAGAGATCCTGCACTGGCGGGCCGTGGTCGACGCACTGGGCATCGAATCGACGGCCGACGCCACGCTGCTCACCGGCGCCTATTTCTACCGTCCGCATACGTCTGCTCCCAGCGAGTCCGAACTCGACGCCGCCCGTCACGAGGGCGCCGCCGGTGGCGCCCGATGGCTGCTGTACCCGGTGGTTCGCGACGAAGACGCCGGACAGCTGCTGGCTCGGCACGACTTCGTCGACCTGCCGTGGTTCATCGAAGCGGAGTTCGTCGCCGCCGACGACATCGATCACGATCTGCGAAAACTACTGGGCGGGACACATTTTCGGGAACTGCGCCGATTGGTCCGACGCGCGGACGAGCAGTTCGAGTGGGACGTGGTGACCGGTTCGGCGATCGACGAGGACATCCTGATGGCCTTCGATCGGCTGCACCGGATGAATCTGGCAAAGTACGGGCACACCCGCAATCACTTCGCCCTACCGATCCTGCGCAACCTCGCCAAATCTTCACTCGGCGAACGGATGTGCGTATTCCTGCACCGCCGCCGCGACGGTACACCTGTACAGGCCGTGCTCGCGCTGCACCATCCCGAGTCGAATACCGTGGAAGCCTTGGTCCAAGGCATCGATCATGCGGCACTGCCGGCGGCGCAGAACCTTTATGCCACGGCGCTGTATCGGATTTATCACTGGGGTTCGGCGCACGGCGCCAACCGGTTCAACCTCGGCCGTGGTGCGCAGCTGACGAAGCTGAAGCTGGGCGCCAACCGCTTCCATGTGGTCAGCAACCACATCGGATCCGTTGCTGGAACACCGACAAGGGAATTCGACGCGGTGCGCGCGGCGGCGCAGGCCTCGATCGGCACGGCCGTCGCCATGCTGCGCGCCGCCATCGATCGCCACGGCGTGCGCAGCGCGATGTTGGCGCAAGGAAGCGTCGGCGAGGCACGGGTATGA